Proteins found in one candidate division TA06 bacterium genomic segment:
- a CDS encoding ABC transporter permease, producing MKDYIINTAAFTVEALYRFFAFHWEVAKRLVRPPYYPKLIWEQMDRVGVDSLPIVVLTSFFTGFVLAFQIGYALMRFGAKLYVGGIVSVSLVRELGPVLISLVFAGRVGAGITAELGSMQVSEQIDAMRALATDPIRKLVLTRFFAAVIMLPILVVVGDLIGILGGMLVSVMNLGLTANFYRTSVVNSLVFNDLISGFVKPIVFGGMVAIVACYFGLNARGGTKGVGDAVTRTVVVSSVLVFLLDAFITKVLFLMGM from the coding sequence ATGAAAGATTATATCATAAACACCGCCGCTTTCACCGTGGAAGCTCTATACCGCTTTTTTGCCTTTCACTGGGAAGTGGCCAAAAGGCTGGTCCGGCCGCCCTATTACCCCAAACTGATCTGGGAGCAGATGGACCGGGTGGGGGTGGATTCCTTGCCGATAGTGGTGCTGACCTCGTTCTTCACCGGCTTCGTGCTGGCCTTTCAGATCGGCTATGCCCTAATGCGTTTCGGGGCCAAGCTCTATGTGGGCGGTATCGTCTCGGTCTCGCTGGTGCGGGAACTGGGCCCGGTGCTGATCTCCCTGGTCTTCGCCGGACGGGTGGGGGCGGGCATCACCGCCGAACTGGGCTCGATGCAGGTCTCGGAGCAGATAGACGCTATGCGGGCCCTAGCCACAGATCCCATCCGGAAGCTGGTGTTGACCAGGTTCTTTGCGGCGGTGATCATGCTGCCCATCCTGGTGGTGGTGGGCGACCTGATCGGGATACTGGGCGGGATGCTGGTCAGTGTGATGAACCTGGGGCTGACGGCCAACTTTTACCGGACCTCGGTGGTCAATTCCCTGGTCTTTAACGATCTGATCAGCGGTTTTGTAAAACCCATAGTGTTCGGGGGGATGGTTGCCATCGTGGCCTGCTACTTCGGTCTTAATGCCCGGGGCGGCACCAAGGGGGTGGGCGACGCGGTTACCCGTACGGTGGTGGTCTCCTCGGTGCTGGTCTTTTTGCTGGATGCCTTCATCACCAAGGTGCTGTTCCTAATGGGAATGTAA